A segment of the Aureliella helgolandensis genome:
GCCGAACACCAACCTCGATTTGACTACAATTTTACGAGTTGCTAATTACTAGCGCATCGCTATTTCCAGGGAAGCATTGCCTTATGAACCGACTCCACCAGTCGATTGGAATCTTGAGTCTTTGGTTGTTGGCCGCCACGGGCAGAGCTGCACCTCCCAATGTGGTTTTCATTCTGAGCGATGACCATCGATTCGACTTTATGGGATGCGTCGAATCCTGCCCCTCCTTCTTGGAAACCCCCAATCTCGATCGGATGGCGGCGGCAGGAGCTCATTTTCAAAATGCATTTGTAACAACCTCCCTTTGCTCACCAAGCCGGGCCTCCATTCTTTCGGGCCAGTATATGCACCGGCACCGCGTGGTCGACAACCAACGGGGAATTCCTGCTGGTACTCACTTTTTCCCCGAACGCTTGCAGCAAGCAGGCTACCAAACCGCTTTTGTTGGCAAATGGCACATGGGGCACGACGATGACGCTCCCCGCGCCGGTTTTGACCACTGGGTGAGCTTCCCCGGGCAAGGCGTCTACAATAATCCAACTCTCAATATCAATGGGCAACGAGAAGAATTTGCAGGCTATACCACCGACGTCCTAACCGACCAGGCGCTCAACTGGCTGGAGCATCGCAGTGCGCAGTCCGCCCCCTTCATGATGTACCTCTCCTACAAAGCCGTGCATTACCCGTTTCAGCCCGCGCCGCGGCACGACCAGAGGTATGCTGGCAAGAACATTGACTATCCCGATACGATGGCAAATACCGAACGCAACTATCGGACACAACCACGCTGGGTGCTTGATCGGCGGTTCAGCATTCATGGTGTTGACCACATGCAAACCGGACCATTCGATCAAGATCCGGTCCCCGATTTCGACGAACTGTATCACAACTACTGCGAAACCGTGCACGGTTTGGATGAGAACATCGGCCGGGTCCTAAACGCTTTGGAGGAAAACGGGCAACTAGAAAACACCTTCGTATTTTACATGGGTGATAATGGATTCCACCTGGGCGAGCATGGGTTTTACGACAAACGGGATGCGTTTGAAACGTCGATACGGGTTCCATTGCTGGTCATGGCACCTGGACGAATTCCTGCCGGGACAACCTACAATCAGATGGTCCAAAACATCGACATTGCCCCCACCATCCTCGAGCTATGCGGCGTCCAGGTACCGGCGGGATCCATGGACGGCCGATCGATGCAGCCGCTGTGGTCGTCGACGAACTCAGCCAGCGTTTCTTGGCGTAATCACTTGTTGTATGAGTACCACTGGGAATGGAATTTCCCTGCCACGCCCACCACGTTGGCAATCCGCACCGATCGCTACAAATACATCTACTACCATGGTGCATGGGATCAGGATGGTTTTTACGACCTACAGACCGATCCAGTAGAACGCCACAATCTCATCGATGTCCCAGCCTTTCAGGAGCAGATTCTCGCCCTGCGAAACCAGCTGTTTGAGGAGCTTGAGGATCGGGGAGGCCTCGTGCTCCCCATGCGGCCGCCTGCGGGCGAAAGACTCGATCAACGCAAGCGTTCGTCCAGCAGCCATTGACAGAATTGGCTACCGCAGCAGGACCAACGGAACAAGGCCAACGGAACAAGGCCACTGAGACAAGTGCCAACTGAACGAGCCCCTGCTGAATGGGGCTCGGGTAAGGAGTCGCCTGCTAGTAGAGCTACACGCAGTAAACGTTGAGCGAATTCCTAGACGCCAAACGAGTCGCAATGGGGCATATGCGTTACCGGTCGCGGTCGCGTCGGCCGCGACGTTGATTGTCTTGAGCCTGCTGTTCGGCCTGCTGCTGTTGTTGTTCCTGGGCTTGCTGTTGCTGGGCATTTTGCTGATTGGGCTGCGGCTTGGGCGGGGCTAAGAGGCGTTCGAGGGCTTCTTTCACCGATTTACCACTCATGCCAGGTGATAATGCGTAGACCTCCATGGCGCCCTCGCGCTGAGCGGCGTCATCCAGCTCATGGATCATCTTCACGATGATTTCCAACAGGGGCCGCCCTTCGGCAGAGACCAAGATTGAATTGGTGACCGAATCAACGCCCAGCGACAGCTTCCCCTTAAAGCTAAAGCTCATGCCGCCACCGGCTTGTACCCCCCCGCCACCGCTGCCGCGCTTCGACTCCTCGTCTCCCTCTTGGAACGCCTTGTCATTTGCACTGAGCAGGTCACGATAAGCTTCCTTGAGGGCGCTGGCGATTGAATCCGCGCGCGAGTATTGGACTTTGACTAGCTCCGTGTACCGGGCTAGATCCAAATCGCTCTCCGGTTCCGGCACGTCCCACAACTTGATCAGCTCCTTGATCGTCTGACGATCGAGATCGTCCGCACCAATTACAACAATGGAATTGGTATCGTTGTCGGCAATGAATCGGAGCGGGTTTTTCGTTCCCAATTGCCGAGCCTCATCCTTCTTCTGATTATCGTCGAACCCAAAGAAGAACCGCAGGCGGTCATTGCCATCGTCTTGGCTCTCATCTTCAAAATACTCGTCCAAATTCAACTTTACCCAGGACGCCCGCGCATACTTAATATTGAACACGTCATAGGCACGACGCGGTGGACGATTGTTCCGCATGATCTCCTCCAATCGATCCAGCGCGGCAGGATCGTTGGATTGCAGGATTAGATTCCCCGCCTCATCTACGGTGATCACCACAGGTGGCGGAGCGGCCGAATTGGCTGCGGCAGAGTCGCTGGCTGCTTGCCCAGCTACCTCCCCTTGTCCAACTGGCCCCGGCCCGGGCCGCTCTTGACCAAACGCAGCAGTCAGCATCATGAGACCAAACGCAAGTGTTCTAGCCCCAAATCTGAGCGTTGCGATTAACCTTACATTGCGGTGTTTCACTGAACTGAGTTCCATAGCGTCGGTCATGGTGCTGGAGAATTTCAAGTCTTGATTATGGATGGTTTACATGCACATTTCCACTAAATAACCTTGTGAACGGCCAAAAGCGCGGCGCACGCCCCCCCCCCCACACAACTAGGCCCACAAGCTCAACGGTTGGGAAGCCGAACCATGTTCGCTCCCCCGAGTAATCTACGGGTTCCAGCGATATGGACTTGTGCTAAGATCGAAACTTGCAGGCGCACACCTAGAATCAATCGCATGGAGGCTTCCCCCTTTGAACCCTGTATACCAAGTCGGTGATTGGGTCGTCTATACAAAGCAAAAAGTCAGCCCCTCTCCAGGTCGGAGAGCCCAAGACGTCGCACCGGCCGCCAAAGGAGAGTTGTACTCGTATATCGTGGAAAAATACTGGACGGTCTGCGATGTCCTCGAGGACGGACAAGTGAAACTCAGGACCCGCCGCGGAAAAGAGCATCTGGTAAAACCCACCGACCCCATGCTGCGGAAGGCCTCCATCTTCGAGCGGATTCTCTTGCGCAAACGATTTCCGGCCAACTAGCAGGCGTCCCCAGGGCGTTTGTGGCACCTTGGAACGAATTGCAACGCTGCTCTCGCTGGAGCGCAAACGGTATTGGGAACTCCCAACCCGAAACTTTGCTGCCCTCCTAGGGTTAGAGTTTATGGCGTTTCCACTGGCAGTTGGCCACTTTTTGCGGTCTGACTTCTCGCGTTAGAGACTAGAATTGAGTCCTCTAGGTTGCGCTGGTCTTATTTTCAAACACAACTTTCAGGGTTGTTGAAATGCGAATGCTTCTCACTCTCACCATTCTGTTTGCCTTGTCCATTCCCCCAGCACTGGCTCAACCTCCCGGTGGAGGAGGAGAACGTGGAGAGCGTGGCGGTGGCGGCAGTCGTGGCGGTGGAGGAGAGCGGGGCGGAGGGCCCCCTGGAGGAGGGTTCGGCGGGGGCTCGCGCGGCGGCGGTGAAACGGGACGTGGCGGTGCTCCCAGCCGAGGTGGAGCACCTAGCCGCGGTGGAGATTCGCGCGGTGGCGGCGGTTTCAACCCAGCCGACATGATCCGTCGGTTTGACCGCAACGGGAACAATATGATCGATCCCGATGAAGCCCAGGGCCCAGCTCAGTTCTTCCTGCAACGAATGGCGCAGAACAACCCTAAAATCGATCTTAAGAAACCAGTGCCCATCGACCTGATCACCGGTGAGATGGACAAGATGCGAGGTGGCGGGGGAGATAGCTCAGACGGCAAAGCGAACAGCGACGAACCACAACTCTTAGTCCCCGATTTCAGCCTTGCGACCACTCCCGAACCGCTCCTTGGATTCGGAGCCGGTTCCTCGCTCTTCAACGTACGCGTCGAAGAGCGTGATCTCAAAGAGGCCCAAGAGCGGATGCGGCGTTATGACCGCAATAAGGATGGACAATTGGATGCAGACGAGCTTCGCAGTGGAAGATGGTCAGATGATCCCATGCAATACGATCGCAATCGCGATGGCAAACTTTCCGCATCAGAAATGGCCCTGCGCTACGCGAACCGGCGGGTCAGTGAAGAATCCAACGCCTCGGCAAGCGGCAACAACTCGCGCTCGAATAACAATTCGCGCGGTGGATGGGGGCGTGGCGATAGCAACGGTTGGAGGCAGGCAGGCCGTGAAGAGGAGGAAACTCAAGTCGCTGACCGTTTCGGAGATGCCAAGAGCTATCGTCTAGGGGGAGCTTCCGGCACGGCCGGGCAAGGCTTGCCGGACTTCTTCAACCAACGCGATGCCAACGCCGATGGCCAGGTGATGATGAGTGAATTCAGCAGCTCTTGGGATACGGAGACGTTGGCTGAGTTCCTGAAATGGGACCTCAATAGCGATGGAATTATTGAAGCCCGCGAATGCTTAGCAGCACTCAAGGGCGGTGTCCGCGTATCGGGCAGTAGCACTACGGATACAGCTAAGAAATCGGGCGGTTCCTCGTCCTCCCGTAGCTCCACCTCGGCAGCAATCGGAGGAACGGAAATGGAGTGGGCTACGCGTCAGATTAGCAAATACGATCGCAACAACGACGGACAACTGACGGCTGATGAGTGGGAAAAGATGCTGCTTAAGCCCGTGGGGGCAGACTACGATGGCGATGGAGTCATCACCGTCGAAGAGTATGCCAAGTTTCGGAGCGAGTAACCAGCGTTTGCGTTGCAAGTCACGATCGGCGTTTGGGGCAGTTAAGCCATCTGCACTTCAGCGATCTTAAACAGGGTCTCGACCCTCTGAAAGCCGAACCGTTCGTAGAGCCGGATCGCTGCCACATTCTGCACCGTGACTTCCAGATTTACAAATCGGCAGTTGGCTTCTCGAAATCCCTCAAGAGCCGCTGCCAGTAGCGTCCGCCCCAGTCCCATGTCGCGGCACTCTGGGTGGACACCAATATTCTGTATGGCTCCTTCGTGAGAGGCAGACAGGAGGCCTTGGATTGTTCCGCAAGGCTGGATGTCGTCCGAAAACTCGTTTTCGCGACTAACTAACCAAGTCGCCTGCGGCACAAAATTCTTGCGACGGGTAATCTCTCCCATCAGAGCGCGACAGCCTTCGCGGTCGGCCAAGCACGGAAACACATGTGCATCAATCTCCTCGCGAAAACTCGCCCATTTCACTTGCGCGTGATGCTCTAAGAGTTTGGGAGACCAACCGAGCAATCGAAATCCATCGGGCAACCCGGCAGACTCCAGAGCACTTGCCGGAATTTGATCGAGCCGCAATTCCATCCGGTAGCGTTTAAAATAGGTCACAGCCATCGCGCACCGTGCGGGGAATTAATTGAGGAAGTATCGAGGATCTGAACTCTACACCCTTTTGAGCCTAGGGTCAAATTCTGCTTGCTGCCGAACCGCCTCATACAAGGTCACTGCCGCACTAATCGACAAGTTCAGACTGTCGGTACTTGAACTCATCGGAATTCGATAGGGCAGAACCTGGGCAACATCCCACTCCTCCCCCAAGCCGTTGGCTTCATTCCCAAACACGACCGCTACAGCGGGTTGAAATTCACACTCCCACAGTTGGTGCTGAGCATCCACTCGCGCGGTGCAAACTGGAATCTTCCAAGCAGCGCAGGCGTCCAGCAATTCCTCGACCGTCGCGTGGGCAATCGGTATTTTGAAGATCGCCCCACGACTGGCGCGAATCGCATTGGGGTTAAAAAGCTCGCAGGTAGGGTTTGTCAGCACTACCGCATCGACGCCGCACGCAGCAGCCGAACGCAGACAAGCTCCGATGTTTCCAGGCTTTTCAGTTCGATCCAGCACCAGCAGTAGTTTGGGAGCGTGCAAGTCCAGATCCGCAATCGACAACTTCCTCGAGACGGCGATGGCCACGGGTGCATCCTGCCGGTCACCGTAACTTATACGACTCAAGATCTGCCTGGTAACCGGTTGATACAACGGCTCAAGCCCCGTGAGCCATGCAGGGGGTGGCGCCCCGTCTAGGGAATCAGCGAAAACACACTCCAACTCAACCCCGGCCGCATGAGCAGCAAGAATTTCCTGTTCGCCATCAATTAAGAACCTCTCCAGCTTACGCCGCGTCTTGGAGTCCCTCAGGCGTTGCGCAAGCTTCACCTTGGGATTGTGTGGGCTGGTGATGCAAGGAGGAATACGGGAAATCATGCCGATTGGGTTGCTTGAATGAAAATAGGGAAATTCGCCAACGCCAGATTGGTGGGGCGGAGAGCGACTCAGTACACAGCATCTCCTCCGGCCCGTTTCGCACAGCAGGAGCAATAAAATCGGAACGATCGTTATACCCCATAGGGTCGCGCCGGAAGTCCTGCCGGGAGCAAACTTTGAGTAGGGTTGGGACGGTAAAGCATACGATCTTGTTCCAAAGTTGAGCAGCCACGCGAGTTTTCTGACACGAAAACAGGGAGAGTTTCGAAGCATGCACTCAGGACAACTTGACCAGAATCCCTACTTGCAGCAAGAAGTACTGACCGCGTCCCCGTTGCGTCTGCGATGGATGCTCATCAATCGAGCAGAGGAATTGTGCCGATTAGTAGCGCAACTCTGGCAGCAGGACAACCTGTCCGAGGCAGCCGGTTGGCTACTGCGCATTCGTGAGATTCTCGGAGAGCTGCTCGACGGGGTAACAGACAAATCCAACCCCGCCAGTGCTAGCATCTCTGACTTCTATGTATTCCTACTCCGCTGTATTGGTGAGGTTGAACTCTCCCAAGATCGACTGCAGTTAAAGACCCTGGAAGAGTTGTTGCACATCGAAGCCGAAACTTGGCAGATGGTGATTCAGAACAATTCAGAGAACGCTCCGGAAGCGGACTTGGGCGATCGAGTGCTTGGTGAAATCCAGGAACTGCAGCAACAAGCCAATGAAGTAGCCAGCCAGCCACGCGCCCAACTTTCGGGCGGCTCCAGCGAATTCCCCCCACAGCCAGCGGTTCCAAACACTCCGCCGAGCTACGGTTCCAATCTCGACGATTTGGGCAGCTCGTTTAGCTTAGAAATCTAGCGTTGCTCGCGAAAGGTAGTCCAAGCCACGTAGGCAAGGCCACCCGCAGAGATCATGAAGATAATATCCATCATCGGACTTGCGTAGCGGAACGGCGCCAACCCCAATTGACCGCTAAGGCCGCTGATGAGGTCGAAGGAGAAGATGAGAAAGACCAGGATGGAGAGAACCAAACCGATCAGACACAGTGCTTTCGGCATTAGCCAACCTTTTGGTCTTGTGGCAGACGAGGGCAAAAGGACGCCAGCGACAGTGAACCTTCACTGTTTTCCAACTCCCTGGCGACGACTGTCGGCCAACAACTGAATTGGGTGGCATGCTGTACGAACGATCCGCGTTACGCTAGCACTCGGAATAGTATAATCCGCAGGACGCTCCTGTCACCCATGTACCCCATTTATCCTGTTTTGCTTCCTAAAATGGACGCTGTCTGTCCGATAATGCCGTATATTCCAGCGAATATGTATCACTGAATGGCTAGGTAATGGCACAAGACGTCCGTCAACAACTTCGTTCCCACATGCCGGTCACCGCGAAATACGCGTATTTCGACCACGCTGCGGTTGGGCCTCTTCCCACTGAAGCAGCACAGGCAATCCAAGATTACGCTCAAACAGCGAGCCAGCATGGCGATGTGCACTGGTTGGACTGGTCAGCCGGAGTCCAAAATCTTCGCCAACAGGCTGCGTCCCTGTTGAACGCGAGTCCCGATGAAATCACTCTCGTCAACAATACCACCGGCGGTTTGAATCTCATCGCCGAAGCACTCCCCTGGCAGCCTGGCGACAATGTTGTGGTGCCGGCCAACGAATTTCCATCCAACTATTTGCCGTGGAAAAATCTTGAACGACTGGGGGTAGAACTGCGTGCGATTCCGGTCCCCCCCTCCGGAGAAATTTCTCTAAAGTCGGTGTCCGATACGATGGACTCCAGAACCCGTCTATTGGCGATCAGCTGGGTGGGATTCTCTAGCGGCTACCGCCTCGACGTCGGCTCCATGGTTGAATTGGCACATGCCCGCGATTGCTTGGTAATGCTAGATGCCATCCAAGGCCTGGGGGCCTTTCCAATCGACGTTCAAGAAACGCAAATCGATTTCGTTTGCGCCGATGGTCACAAATGGATGCTAGGCCCTGAAGGGGCAGGCTTGCTCTACATCCGAGCGGCGCATTTGGAGCGTTTGCGGCCCATGGGGCTTGGCTGGGGGAGCCTGGCGGCGGGCGCGTTTGAACCTGGTTCAGCAAAGCTTAAAACAACGGCCGCCCGGTACGAAGGAGGTTCCGCCAATATGCCTGGCCTGCTCGGTTTTGGCGGCAGCCTTGGATTATTATGTCGCCTCGGTTGCCATTTGCGAGAGAGTCCCATTGCCCAGGCGATCTTAGAGAATGTGCAGCAGTTGGAGGGAAAGCTACTGTCGGCGGGATTCGAGCTGAGTCTTCCCACGCGTTCGGATCAGCGTAGTGGCATAGTCGGTATAACTTGGGGAGCTTCCGCCCCGGTTCCCGAAAGCACACTTATAGCGGCTCGCCAAATGGGGTTGGAGCAGGGAGTCGTTACCAGCGTGCGTGGCGGTCGCCTGCGAGCGAGCACGCATGCCTACAATGACATCCAAGATATTGACCGCCTCGTCGATGTATTGAAGGCGGCCCGCAAGAAACTTAGTAGTTGAGAACCAGTATGAGAAACAAAGCTCGTGTCGCAGTTTATACTGGCTCCTTCGACCCCGTTACGCTGGGGCACCTCAATGTTATTGAGCGAGCGAGTAAGTTGTTTGATGAATTAGTCGTGGGAATCGGCTTAAACTCGGAAAAGCAAGCGCTCTTCACTTCGGATGAGAAAGTTGAGTTGCTGGAGGCGGTAGTAGCTCCATTCAACAATGTACGCGTTGCTACCTTTACCGGTCTGGCAGTCAGCTTTGTGAGGCAATGTGGCTCCTGCGTAATGGTGCGTGGCGTACGACCACTGACCGATATTGCTGGCGAATTCACCATGCTCATGGCCAATCGCCAGCTCGATTCGGACATCGAAACAGTCTTCCTGATGGCAGACGAACATTATTCGCACGTGTCGAGCTCTCTGATCAAACAAATTGCTCTTCTAAGCGACGACGATAAACTGGCAAAGTTTGTTCCACATCCGGTCATTGCTCCTCTGCGTGCCAAGATGCAGGGCAGCCGCCTCAAAACCAATGAACCGTGAGGGGCCCGCTGCAGGCTACTATTTTTTTGACCGCTCAGCACCCGCCTCAGCACCGTCCTACCCGAGGGCGACCGCTCTTTTATCCTAATACTTACAGTTGCACTGAACTGTTCGACAGCATTGAGACCTTGGATGCACTCCGCAGATTGGCAAGCACGCGCCTCGAACTGCCTGACAGCAAGTGCGGCTCGATGGCATGACCCGAAGTACGGAATCGTGTTTACTCATGGGCGCAGTGCAACGCTGTGGGATGTCGATGGCCGCGACTATATCGACCTCACCTGCGGTTATTCAGTTTCCAATTTCGGGCATGCATTCCCTCCCATCTCAGATGTGGTCGCTCGCCAAGCCGGGCAACTTTCGCACTTAACCGGTGAGTTGCATCCGCAAAAAATCCAACTCGCAGAGCAACTGCTGCAGCACTTATGGAACATCGCGGCACGCCCACCGGGTGTGGAGAACGCTCCTACACCCTCAGCCCTCCATGCCGGGCGGGCGGATGCGGGCAAGGTCGTATTCAATTCGACTGGCGCGCGCGCCGTCGAAACGGCCTGGAAAGCAGCAGTCGCCTTTCGCCCCGGTAAGCTGGTAGCTTTAGAGCTGGGCTTTCATGGTCGCTCCATCGCCACGAGCCCGCTGAGTCAGCTTGGCCAGTCAACACCGACGGATCCTCAGCTTGCTCCCGAAGCGTATTGTGTCTGGCCGACTACCGAGTCCCTCTACTGCGAACAATGCCCACTCGGCAAAGTTCACCCCGCTTGCCAGTTGGCTTGCACATCTGATCTGTTCGAGGAGATCGAACAGCAGGCCAGCACGGTTTCAGCGATTCTCGTCGAGCCGGCTTGGGGCGCGCGCGGCTACATTTTTCCACCTCAGGAGTTTTTCCTACGACTCCGACAGATCACCCGGAGGCACGGCATTGTGCTAATCGCCGACGAAATCCAAACGGGCTTGGGCCGGTGTGGTGATTGGCTGCTGTCGCACGCTCAAGGTTGGCAAGCGGATCTCACACTTGTGGGAAAAAGCCTCGGTGGCGGCGTGGTTCCTATCTCCGCCGTGGTGGGTAGTGCGGCTATCCTCGAATCGATACCACAGAACACCGAATCAGAAACCTTTGCGGCATCCCCCTTCGCTTGCAATGTCGCACTAGAAACCCTCCGCCAACTTGCGAGCGGTCATTGGTTTAAGCAGGCTCAAAAACTGGGTGCCGAGCTACGAGAAATGGTCGGACAAATCGTCAAGACCACGGGCATCCCATGCCGCATTGATGGACAGGGGGCAGTCTGCACGATCGAGTTTGCATCCCAAGAGCGGCCGATCGAACTAGCGCAGCGGCGCACACTCGATGTCATGAAACGCTGCGTCGCACTGGGACTACTCGTCCACTATACCGGGCCTCGTAAAACGCGTATTGTCCTACTCCCCCCCTTCACCATCCTACCTGAAGAGTTGGAAGCCACGCGGCGACGACTGCAGCAAGTGTTCACACAATCTGCAAGCAGTGCCTAGGTTCGGCAGCGCCACAGACATTCAGCTTGCTCATCGCGACAGGGCAGGGGGGCAGCGA
Coding sequences within it:
- a CDS encoding sulfatase family protein, whose translation is MNRLHQSIGILSLWLLAATGRAAPPNVVFILSDDHRFDFMGCVESCPSFLETPNLDRMAAAGAHFQNAFVTTSLCSPSRASILSGQYMHRHRVVDNQRGIPAGTHFFPERLQQAGYQTAFVGKWHMGHDDDAPRAGFDHWVSFPGQGVYNNPTLNINGQREEFAGYTTDVLTDQALNWLEHRSAQSAPFMMYLSYKAVHYPFQPAPRHDQRYAGKNIDYPDTMANTERNYRTQPRWVLDRRFSIHGVDHMQTGPFDQDPVPDFDELYHNYCETVHGLDENIGRVLNALEENGQLENTFVFYMGDNGFHLGEHGFYDKRDAFETSIRVPLLVMAPGRIPAGTTYNQMVQNIDIAPTILELCGVQVPAGSMDGRSMQPLWSSTNSASVSWRNHLLYEYHWEWNFPATPTTLAIRTDRYKYIYYHGAWDQDGFYDLQTDPVERHNLIDVPAFQEQILALRNQLFEELEDRGGLVLPMRPPAGERLDQRKRSSSSH
- a CDS encoding secretin N-terminal domain-containing protein, translated to MTDAMELSSVKHRNVRLIATLRFGARTLAFGLMMLTAAFGQERPGPGPVGQGEVAGQAASDSAAANSAAPPPVVITVDEAGNLILQSNDPAALDRLEEIMRNNRPPRRAYDVFNIKYARASWVKLNLDEYFEDESQDDGNDRLRFFFGFDDNQKKDEARQLGTKNPLRFIADNDTNSIVVIGADDLDRQTIKELIKLWDVPEPESDLDLARYTELVKVQYSRADSIASALKEAYRDLLSANDKAFQEGDEESKRGSGGGGVQAGGGMSFSFKGKLSLGVDSVTNSILVSAEGRPLLEIIVKMIHELDDAAQREGAMEVYALSPGMSGKSVKEALERLLAPPKPQPNQQNAQQQQAQEQQQQQAEQQAQDNQRRGRRDRDR
- a CDS encoding EF-hand domain-containing protein codes for the protein MRMLLTLTILFALSIPPALAQPPGGGGERGERGGGGSRGGGGERGGGPPGGGFGGGSRGGGETGRGGAPSRGGAPSRGGDSRGGGGFNPADMIRRFDRNGNNMIDPDEAQGPAQFFLQRMAQNNPKIDLKKPVPIDLITGEMDKMRGGGGDSSDGKANSDEPQLLVPDFSLATTPEPLLGFGAGSSLFNVRVEERDLKEAQERMRRYDRNKDGQLDADELRSGRWSDDPMQYDRNRDGKLSASEMALRYANRRVSEESNASASGNNSRSNNNSRGGWGRGDSNGWRQAGREEEETQVADRFGDAKSYRLGGASGTAGQGLPDFFNQRDANADGQVMMSEFSSSWDTETLAEFLKWDLNSDGIIEARECLAALKGGVRVSGSSTTDTAKKSGGSSSSRSSTSAAIGGTEMEWATRQISKYDRNNDGQLTADEWEKMLLKPVGADYDGDGVITVEEYAKFRSE
- a CDS encoding GNAT family N-acetyltransferase yields the protein MAVTYFKRYRMELRLDQIPASALESAGLPDGFRLLGWSPKLLEHHAQVKWASFREEIDAHVFPCLADREGCRALMGEITRRKNFVPQATWLVSRENEFSDDIQPCGTIQGLLSASHEGAIQNIGVHPECRDMGLGRTLLAAALEGFREANCRFVNLEVTVQNVAAIRLYERFGFQRVETLFKIAEVQMA
- a CDS encoding TrmH family RNA methyltransferase translates to MISRIPPCITSPHNPKVKLAQRLRDSKTRRKLERFLIDGEQEILAAHAAGVELECVFADSLDGAPPPAWLTGLEPLYQPVTRQILSRISYGDRQDAPVAIAVSRKLSIADLDLHAPKLLLVLDRTEKPGNIGACLRSAAACGVDAVVLTNPTCELFNPNAIRASRGAIFKIPIAHATVEELLDACAAWKIPVCTARVDAQHQLWECEFQPAVAVVFGNEANGLGEEWDVAQVLPYRIPMSSSTDSLNLSISAAVTLYEAVRQQAEFDPRLKRV
- a CDS encoding flagellar export chaperone FliS, whose amino-acid sequence is MHSGQLDQNPYLQQEVLTASPLRLRWMLINRAEELCRLVAQLWQQDNLSEAAGWLLRIREILGELLDGVTDKSNPASASISDFYVFLLRCIGEVELSQDRLQLKTLEELLHIEAETWQMVIQNNSENAPEADLGDRVLGEIQELQQQANEVASQPRAQLSGGSSEFPPQPAVPNTPPSYGSNLDDLGSSFSLEI
- a CDS encoding aminotransferase class V-fold PLP-dependent enzyme, whose product is MAQDVRQQLRSHMPVTAKYAYFDHAAVGPLPTEAAQAIQDYAQTASQHGDVHWLDWSAGVQNLRQQAASLLNASPDEITLVNNTTGGLNLIAEALPWQPGDNVVVPANEFPSNYLPWKNLERLGVELRAIPVPPSGEISLKSVSDTMDSRTRLLAISWVGFSSGYRLDVGSMVELAHARDCLVMLDAIQGLGAFPIDVQETQIDFVCADGHKWMLGPEGAGLLYIRAAHLERLRPMGLGWGSLAAGAFEPGSAKLKTTAARYEGGSANMPGLLGFGGSLGLLCRLGCHLRESPIAQAILENVQQLEGKLLSAGFELSLPTRSDQRSGIVGITWGASAPVPESTLIAARQMGLEQGVVTSVRGGRLRASTHAYNDIQDIDRLVDVLKAARKKLSS
- the coaD gene encoding pantetheine-phosphate adenylyltransferase, with product MRNKARVAVYTGSFDPVTLGHLNVIERASKLFDELVVGIGLNSEKQALFTSDEKVELLEAVVAPFNNVRVATFTGLAVSFVRQCGSCVMVRGVRPLTDIAGEFTMLMANRQLDSDIETVFLMADEHYSHVSSSLIKQIALLSDDDKLAKFVPHPVIAPLRAKMQGSRLKTNEP
- a CDS encoding class-III pyridoxal-phosphate-dependent aminotransferase, with the translated sequence MHSADWQARASNCLTASAARWHDPKYGIVFTHGRSATLWDVDGRDYIDLTCGYSVSNFGHAFPPISDVVARQAGQLSHLTGELHPQKIQLAEQLLQHLWNIAARPPGVENAPTPSALHAGRADAGKVVFNSTGARAVETAWKAAVAFRPGKLVALELGFHGRSIATSPLSQLGQSTPTDPQLAPEAYCVWPTTESLYCEQCPLGKVHPACQLACTSDLFEEIEQQASTVSAILVEPAWGARGYIFPPQEFFLRLRQITRRHGIVLIADEIQTGLGRCGDWLLSHAQGWQADLTLVGKSLGGGVVPISAVVGSAAILESIPQNTESETFAASPFACNVALETLRQLASGHWFKQAQKLGAELREMVGQIVKTTGIPCRIDGQGAVCTIEFASQERPIELAQRRTLDVMKRCVALGLLVHYTGPRKTRIVLLPPFTILPEELEATRRRLQQVFTQSASSA